A single region of the Fimbriimonadaceae bacterium genome encodes:
- a CDS encoding Hpt domain-containing protein: MDLTAALDRLDGDQELFVTLAELFVERTPPALAAIQAATTAGDLPTLIKEAHKLKGSAMEFCAKPTVASAAHLEEAARKAAVQELAALVEQVQAEAGRLTAALATIIEKGFPT; the protein is encoded by the coding sequence ATGGACCTGACCGCCGCGCTCGATCGGTTGGACGGGGACCAGGAACTGTTTGTCACGCTGGCCGAGCTGTTCGTCGAACGGACTCCGCCGGCGCTCGCCGCCATTCAGGCGGCGACGACCGCAGGCGATCTCCCGACTCTGATCAAGGAAGCCCACAAGTTGAAGGGGTCGGCCATGGAGTTCTGTGCCAAACCGACGGTGGCCTCCGCAGCCCACCTCGAAGAAGCCGCGCGCAAGGCCGCCGTACAGGAACTTGCCGCACTGGTCGAACAGGTGCAGGCAGAAGCGGGACGCCTCACGGCGGCGCTGGCGACAATCATCGAAAAAGGATTTCCGACATGA
- a CDS encoding response regulator — protein MSVPESFRTLLAVVPDSEVLALILEQAQARDISVVTAPDPKAALAMVEMALPELVITDLFLPERSGLLLVQHMRTRCATTAIVASADTADEGTVLEAMRAGATDYVPRPTGAKEIGLALDRAIQRQPRPVEAIPGIEQLDYRLTIGTDPHHVEACVTWLIEQTANKLPESQRLHLRATLIELIVNAVEHGSLEIQYHEKHQALSTDRFDALIEARRRDPRFAERRVVVRAGHDLRRRRLHYAIADEGNGFTWDRFLTKSDQPCDSRDANGRGVFLAKAFFPDLTYNERGTQVTFSVPLP, from the coding sequence ATGAGCGTGCCGGAGTCCTTCCGCACCCTCTTGGCCGTCGTCCCCGATTCCGAGGTCTTGGCCCTCATCCTGGAACAGGCACAGGCTCGCGACATCTCTGTCGTCACCGCTCCGGACCCGAAGGCGGCGCTGGCCATGGTGGAGATGGCATTACCCGAGCTCGTCATCACCGACCTGTTCTTACCGGAACGCAGCGGGCTCTTGCTCGTTCAGCACATGCGAACACGATGTGCCACCACGGCAATTGTCGCTTCGGCCGACACCGCGGATGAGGGGACGGTCCTCGAGGCCATGCGTGCCGGCGCCACAGACTACGTTCCTCGACCGACCGGTGCCAAGGAAATCGGACTGGCGTTGGATCGAGCGATCCAACGGCAACCCCGCCCGGTGGAGGCGATACCGGGCATCGAGCAACTGGACTACCGTCTGACCATCGGCACCGATCCCCACCACGTCGAAGCCTGCGTGACCTGGTTGATCGAGCAAACAGCCAATAAGCTCCCGGAATCCCAGCGACTGCACCTCCGGGCCACGCTGATCGAACTCATCGTCAACGCCGTGGAACATGGCAGCCTGGAAATCCAGTATCACGAGAAACACCAGGCGCTCAGCACCGACCGATTCGATGCCTTGATCGAGGCGCGCCGGCGTGACCCGCGTTTCGCCGAACGTCGCGTGGTCGTTCGGGCCGGGCACGACCTCCGCCGCCGCCGACTCCACTACGCGATTGCGGATGAGGGGAACGGGTTCACCTGGGACCGCTTTCTCACGAAGAGCGACCAGCCCTGCGACAGCCGTGACGCCAATGGACGCGGGGTCTTTCTCGCCAAGGCGTTCTTCCCCGATTTGACCTATAACGAACGCGGCACGCAGGTGACCTTCTCCGTACCGCTGCCGTAA
- the wecB gene encoding UDP-N-acetylglucosamine 2-epimerase (non-hydrolyzing), with protein sequence MKRIDLIAGARPNFMKIAPIIDALHAAQKRGGDALRYRLIHTGQHYDKAMSGSFFEELGIPDPDINLEVGSGTQAEQTAGIMVGYEKVLAKDTSDLCLVVGDVTSTMACSIVARKMGIPVAHVEGGIRSHDWTMPEEINRVVTDSITNWFFTTSDTANDNLRRAGVPEDRIFFVGNTMIDTLLKHEGRLRPPACWTTLALKPQQYCVVTLHRPANVDGEHKLLALLQAIADGTQGLPVVFPVHPRTAKNLREAGQALPSMHYVDPLGYLEFNYLVKHARGVITDSGGITEETTVLGVPCLTLRDNTERPETVTIGTNELIGTDPGKLPPALTRLMAGQWKKGAIPPKWDGKAAERIVKQLEKVLA encoded by the coding sequence ATGAAGCGTATTGACCTGATCGCCGGAGCACGACCGAATTTCATGAAAATCGCGCCGATCATCGACGCATTGCATGCCGCACAAAAGCGAGGCGGGGACGCCCTGCGCTACCGACTGATTCACACCGGCCAGCATTACGACAAGGCCATGTCGGGCAGTTTCTTCGAGGAACTGGGCATTCCCGATCCCGACATTAACCTGGAGGTGGGGTCGGGGACCCAGGCCGAGCAGACCGCTGGCATCATGGTGGGCTATGAAAAGGTGCTGGCGAAAGACACGAGCGATCTCTGCCTGGTGGTGGGGGATGTGACCTCGACCATGGCCTGTTCGATCGTGGCTCGAAAAATGGGCATACCGGTCGCCCATGTCGAAGGCGGCATCCGCTCACACGACTGGACCATGCCGGAAGAGATCAATCGCGTGGTGACCGACTCGATCACCAATTGGTTTTTCACCACCAGCGATACGGCCAACGACAACTTGCGCCGGGCCGGTGTCCCCGAGGACCGTATCTTTTTCGTGGGCAACACCATGATCGACACCTTGCTCAAGCACGAGGGACGGTTGCGGCCCCCGGCCTGCTGGACAACCCTCGCGCTGAAACCGCAGCAGTACTGCGTGGTGACGCTGCATCGCCCGGCGAACGTGGACGGTGAGCACAAGTTGCTCGCCCTATTACAGGCCATTGCGGACGGCACGCAGGGCCTGCCGGTCGTCTTTCCCGTGCACCCGCGTACCGCCAAAAATCTTCGTGAAGCGGGCCAGGCACTCCCGTCGATGCACTACGTCGATCCGTTGGGCTATCTCGAGTTTAACTACCTCGTGAAACATGCCCGTGGCGTCATTACCGATTCGGGCGGAATCACGGAAGAAACGACCGTGCTGGGCGTGCCCTGCTTGACCTTGCGCGACAACACCGAGCGACCCGAGACCGTGACGATCGGCACCAACGAACTCATCGGTACCGACCCCGGCAAACTTCCGCCAGCCTTAACGCGCTTGATGGCCGGGCAGTGGAAGAAGGGCGCGATTCCACCGAAATGGGACGGGAAAGCAGCGGAACGAATTGTGAAGCAGCTGGAGAAAGTCCTCGCATGA